A genome region from Pseudanabaena sp. Chao 1811 includes the following:
- a CDS encoding glucose-1-phosphate cytidylyltransferase, whose protein sequence is MKVVLFCGGLGTRLKEYSETIPKPMVEIGYRPIIWHLMRYYAHFGHKEFILCLGYRGDYIKKYFLDYNECMSNNFTISEGGKKIELHTSDIEDWKITFVDTGLNANLGQRLVAVKKILAGEEVFLANYSDGLTDLNLDLYLDNFCKHDKVASFLAVQPSQSFHVVSWNKDELVESIKPVGNSGLWINGGFFAFKQSIFDYIQEQEELVIEPFQRLIQKQEIIAYKNQGFWACMDTFKEKNMFDEMYAKGNTPWAVWDTSR, encoded by the coding sequence ATGAAAGTTGTACTATTTTGTGGTGGTCTTGGTACTAGATTAAAAGAATATTCTGAAACTATTCCAAAGCCTATGGTCGAGATTGGTTATCGTCCTATTATTTGGCATTTAATGCGCTACTATGCTCATTTTGGGCATAAAGAATTCATTCTATGTCTTGGTTACAGGGGGGACTATATCAAAAAATATTTTCTGGATTACAACGAATGTATGTCAAATAATTTCACAATATCTGAAGGGGGTAAAAAAATTGAGCTACATACTAGTGATATTGAGGATTGGAAAATTACATTTGTTGATACGGGCTTAAATGCAAATCTGGGACAACGTTTAGTAGCTGTCAAAAAAATCTTAGCAGGAGAAGAGGTTTTCTTAGCAAACTATTCAGATGGTCTTACTGATCTTAACCTTGATTTATATCTTGACAACTTTTGCAAGCATGATAAAGTTGCAAGCTTTTTGGCTGTACAACCATCTCAATCTTTTCATGTTGTCTCATGGAATAAGGATGAACTAGTTGAAAGTATTAAACCTGTTGGTAATTCTGGATTGTGGATTAATGGAGGCTTTTTTGCTTTTAAACAATCAATTTTTGATTATATTCAAGAGCAAGAAGAGCTAGTAATTGAGCCATTTCAAAGATTGATTCAAAAACAAGAGATAATCGCATATAAAAATCAAGGCTTTTGGGCTTGTATGGATACCTTTAAAGAAAAGAATATGTTTGATGAGATGTATGCAAAAGGTAATACTCCATGGGCTGTCTGGGATACTTCGCGTTAA
- a CDS encoding DUF4910 domain-containing protein has product MANKLENQIHTTHQIGLNIYELISELYPICRSITGNGVRKSLNILKKYIPLEIHEIPTGTKVFDWEIPKEWNVRDAYVKNQYGQKVIDFQKSNLHLVNYSIPIHQTMSLADLSKHLFTLPDHPHWIPYRTSYYHENWGFCLSYNDFTNFEDGEYEVYIDSSLQDGHLTYGEYYLSGETDEEVLFSCHICHPSLCNDNLSGMALATFLAKHINSFPRRYSYRFIFIPGTIGSITWLSLNESQTHKIRHGLVISGVGDSGSMTYKQSRQGNAEIDKIVAHVLQDLDKHYTIEEFSPYGYDERQYCSPGFNLPIGRLGRTPFGCYPEYHTSADNLEFVKLNSLEESWIAYLNIFEILENNKVYLNTNSKCEPQLGKRGLYGSLGGLQDKKIQEMALLWVLNFSDGDHTLLDIATRSKLKFKLILKASISLLKAGLLQERNRDITNSK; this is encoded by the coding sequence ATGGCTAACAAATTGGAAAATCAAATACATACAACACATCAAATTGGATTAAATATATATGAACTCATTTCAGAGCTATATCCAATTTGTCGGAGTATAACTGGCAATGGGGTTCGCAAATCACTAAATATATTAAAAAAATACATTCCATTAGAAATCCATGAAATTCCCACAGGGACAAAAGTATTTGATTGGGAAATCCCCAAAGAGTGGAATGTTCGGGATGCTTATGTAAAAAATCAATATGGACAGAAAGTTATTGATTTTCAGAAGTCCAACCTTCATTTAGTTAACTACAGTATCCCAATTCATCAAACAATGTCTTTGGCAGATTTAAGTAAACATCTGTTTACACTTCCTGATCATCCTCATTGGATTCCCTATCGAACTTCTTACTATCATGAGAATTGGGGCTTTTGTCTTAGCTACAATGATTTTACAAACTTTGAAGATGGCGAATACGAGGTTTACATTGATTCTTCTCTTCAAGATGGACATCTGACCTATGGAGAATATTACTTGTCTGGGGAAACTGATGAAGAAGTTCTATTTTCATGCCATATCTGCCATCCATCTCTTTGTAATGACAATTTATCAGGTATGGCTTTAGCAACATTTTTAGCCAAACATATTAATTCTTTCCCAAGACGATATTCTTATAGATTTATCTTTATCCCTGGCACAATTGGTTCAATCACTTGGCTTAGTTTAAATGAGAGTCAAACTCATAAAATAAGGCATGGACTAGTAATATCAGGCGTTGGAGATAGTGGCAGCATGACCTATAAACAAAGTCGCCAAGGTAATGCAGAAATTGATAAAATTGTTGCTCATGTCTTGCAGGATTTAGACAAACACTACACTATTGAAGAGTTTTCTCCATATGGTTATGATGAAAGGCAATACTGCTCTCCTGGTTTTAATTTGCCAATTGGTAGACTAGGTAGAACCCCTTTTGGGTGCTATCCTGAATATCATACATCGGCTGACAATTTAGAGTTTGTTAAACTTAATTCCTTAGAGGAATCTTGGATAGCTTACCTTAATATTTTTGAAATTCTAGAAAACAATAAAGTGTATTTGAATACAAACTCTAAATGCGAACCTCAGTTAGGTAAACGAGGTTTGTATGGAAGTTTAGGCGGTTTACAAGATAAAAAAATCCAAGAAATGGCACTACTATGGGTACTTAATTTTTCGGATGGTGATCATACTTTATTAGATATAGCTACCAGATCTAAGCTCAAGTTTAAGTTAATATTAAAAGCGTCAATTTCTTTGTTAAAAGCTGGACTGTTACAAGAACGCAATAGAGATATTACTAATAGTAAATAG
- a CDS encoding glycosyltransferase, with translation MPKVSIVIVNYNYGKYLDERIRTILNQSYRDFELIIIDNGSTDNSVEVINRYISDTRVLPKFYPENDLPFKRWNEALNSATGDYFLITAADDSSYPALLEKTVEKLDKHPSVGIAFSQSWDIDDQGKQLRSWKEWTDNLDKERWAKDFIDDGKNECQYLLFQCTIPNPSAALIRRTVFLEAGKFDTSFRYLADWMLWVKMLLISDIAFISEPLNNFRTHTGSLTNATRQSLEFEERVRIINYLYINIKATDETWEAVYNQTIGYWSNLILENKISFDKSKKIYNILQSMDQNLNYRLARHLIKYGWRNFIDMFSYKTVNIKE, from the coding sequence ATGCCTAAAGTTAGTATCGTTATCGTAAATTACAATTATGGCAAGTACCTAGATGAACGTATTAGAACAATATTGAATCAATCCTATAGAGACTTTGAGCTAATTATTATTGATAACGGTTCAACTGATAATAGTGTAGAAGTAATTAATCGTTACATATCTGACACTAGAGTACTCCCCAAATTTTATCCTGAAAATGATTTGCCTTTTAAACGTTGGAATGAGGCATTGAACTCAGCAACTGGAGATTATTTCCTAATTACGGCTGCAGATGATAGTTCTTATCCAGCTTTATTGGAAAAAACAGTTGAGAAGTTAGATAAACATCCTTCTGTTGGAATAGCATTTTCTCAATCTTGGGATATTGATGATCAAGGTAAACAATTACGTTCATGGAAAGAATGGACTGATAATTTAGATAAGGAACGTTGGGCAAAAGACTTTATTGATGACGGAAAAAATGAATGTCAGTACCTTCTCTTTCAGTGTACTATTCCTAATCCTAGTGCTGCTTTGATAAGACGTACTGTATTTTTAGAAGCAGGAAAATTTGATACAAGTTTTCGATATCTAGCAGACTGGATGCTCTGGGTGAAAATGCTTTTGATTTCAGATATTGCATTTATATCTGAACCTCTAAATAACTTTAGAACTCATACAGGATCGTTAACAAATGCCACAAGACAATCACTAGAATTTGAGGAAAGAGTAAGGATTATCAACTATCTATATATTAATATAAAAGCTACAGATGAAACTTGGGAAGCTGTTTATAATCAAACCATTGGATATTGGTCGAATTTAATTTTAGAGAATAAAATTTCATTTGATAAAAGCAAGAAAATTTATAATATCTTGCAATCTATGGATCAAAATTTAAACTATAGATTAGCTAGACATCTGATTAAATATGGTTGGAGAAATTTTATAGATATGTTTAGTTATAAGACGGTCAATATCAAGGAGTAA
- the rfbC gene encoding dTDP-4-dehydrorhamnose 3,5-epimerase gives MLFTQTDLEGAYIVEPEKLNDNRGYFARTWCQKEFQIRNLDANLVQCSISFNKKKGTLRGMHLQLPPSAETKLVRCTRGSVYDVIIDLRLDSTTYLQWIAITLTADNSKALYIPKGFAHGFQTLEDNTEIFYQMSDFYSPTCAVGFRWNDPAFKIHWLEEISVISERDQQYKDYTPAILLDI, from the coding sequence ATGCTATTCACACAGACCGATCTAGAAGGTGCTTACATTGTTGAGCCAGAAAAACTGAATGATAATCGCGGATATTTTGCACGTACTTGGTGTCAGAAAGAGTTTCAAATTCGAAACCTTGATGCCAACTTAGTACAATGTAGTATTTCTTTTAACAAAAAAAAGGGAACACTAAGAGGAATGCATTTACAACTCCCTCCATCCGCGGAAACAAAGCTTGTAAGATGTACAAGAGGGTCAGTCTATGACGTTATTATAGATCTCCGATTAGACTCTACAACCTATTTACAGTGGATAGCTATTACCCTTACCGCTGACAATAGTAAAGCTCTATATATCCCAAAAGGCTTTGCTCATGGATTTCAAACATTGGAAGATAACACAGAAATCTTTTATCAAATGTCTGATTTTTATAGCCCTACTTGTGCTGTTGGTTTTCGCTGGAATGATCCAGCATTCAAGATTCATTGGTTAGAAGAAATTAGTGTTATATCTGAGCGTGATCAGCAATATAAAGATTACACCCCAGCAATACTTCTAGATATTTAG
- a CDS encoding GumC family protein: protein MQSEQNSQIYHQKSDVKRVLSTNVSSASLNDDEGGLKFGNVLQSLQRRLPVIAGVTIVVTSLAVFKSATSKPIYQSGFEILAKPITEETRVISAVTLNNRDTEEPKDTISPTTLKLLKSPKILNPISEALKSKYPDINYDSLVDGLAIKAENQILSVSYQDKNSAKVKAVLDLLSKAYLDYSLEERLSDVQQGIDFVNSQLPQVQERAGKLQDKLQTFRQQYNLIDPDSSSKQLASETTTISQQKLETQVKLDELRSLFSDLSRQVAEPVNETKVSSILQENSRYQAILSQIQTVDGQIAKELSIFQENTDRVQALRDQRANLIPLLRLEEERAKELVASRIRDLEARLEILSEVEDKLNQQVKQLSIISRQYTDIQQEIKITNENLNQFLTKREALRIDAGQRKTPWQILTPAKDPASSSADIKKNGVLGGILGLLLGSGVALFLDRLSNLLRTTDEVKDIAKLPILGIIPFNSDLYSDEDTDEILEGIPLNRSLMRNETSSAIGKLTKIMNFKSWINRSHQGLDSDSNAIQPYYMTSIFLESFRSLYTNIRLLSPDEEIRSLVISSSIPSEGKSTTSLYLAQAAAALGKRVLLVDADLRRPKLHDRLLLSNALGLSNLISTDLNFDQVVQRSSIEPNLSILTSGQVPPDPTRLLSSQKMQILMQSFQENFDLVIYDTPPLLGLVDSKLIAARTDGIVMVVGLDKTKASNLTQALELLSNSPIGIFGIIVNGSKDYVTGVTETYKLY from the coding sequence ATGCAAAGTGAACAGAATTCTCAGATATATCATCAAAAAAGTGATGTTAAACGTGTTTTAAGTACTAACGTGTCTAGTGCATCACTCAACGATGATGAAGGAGGATTGAAATTTGGAAATGTACTGCAATCTTTACAACGCAGATTACCTGTAATTGCAGGTGTAACTATTGTAGTTACTTCTTTAGCTGTATTTAAATCGGCTACTAGTAAACCAATTTATCAATCAGGGTTTGAAATTTTAGCCAAGCCAATTACTGAAGAGACCCGAGTGATTTCTGCTGTAACACTTAACAATAGGGATACAGAAGAACCTAAAGACACTATTAGCCCTACTACATTAAAACTATTAAAAAGTCCTAAAATTCTCAATCCAATTTCTGAAGCGTTAAAGTCAAAGTACCCAGATATTAATTACGATAGTTTAGTCGATGGATTAGCAATTAAAGCCGAAAATCAGATTCTCAGCGTTAGTTACCAAGATAAAAACTCAGCAAAGGTTAAGGCAGTTCTTGATTTACTGTCTAAGGCTTATCTTGACTATAGTTTGGAAGAACGATTGTCTGATGTGCAACAAGGAATTGACTTTGTCAATTCTCAACTGCCTCAAGTCCAAGAAAGAGCAGGAAAGCTTCAGGATAAGCTCCAGACTTTTCGGCAACAGTACAATCTCATTGATCCAGATTCAAGCAGCAAACAACTAGCTTCTGAAACCACTACCATTAGTCAACAGAAACTGGAAACCCAAGTCAAGTTAGATGAATTGCGATCGCTATTTTCTGATTTAAGTCGTCAAGTTGCTGAACCAGTCAATGAAACCAAAGTTTCCTCTATACTGCAAGAGAATTCTCGATATCAGGCAATTTTATCCCAAATTCAGACTGTAGATGGTCAAATTGCGAAAGAGTTAAGCATATTTCAGGAAAATACAGATAGAGTCCAAGCATTACGAGATCAAAGAGCTAATTTGATACCGTTACTCCGACTAGAAGAGGAGAGAGCTAAAGAATTAGTTGCCAGCCGTATCCGAGATTTAGAAGCCCGTCTTGAAATATTGTCGGAAGTAGAAGATAAGCTCAATCAGCAAGTAAAACAGCTATCAATTATCTCCCGTCAATACACAGATATTCAACAAGAGATAAAAATCACCAACGAGAATTTAAATCAATTTTTAACCAAACGTGAAGCTTTACGTATTGATGCTGGACAACGTAAAACCCCTTGGCAAATTCTGACTCCCGCTAAAGATCCTGCATCATCATCAGCCGATATTAAAAAAAATGGAGTGTTGGGTGGCATACTAGGGTTATTACTAGGTTCTGGGGTAGCTCTATTTCTAGATAGGTTGAGTAATCTGTTACGAACAACGGATGAAGTAAAAGATATTGCCAAATTACCTATTTTAGGAATAATTCCATTTAATTCAGATTTATATTCTGATGAAGATACGGATGAAATTTTGGAAGGAATTCCATTAAATCGTAGCTTGATGCGGAACGAAACTTCATCTGCTATTGGTAAACTGACAAAAATCATGAATTTCAAGTCTTGGATAAATCGATCTCATCAAGGCTTAGACTCAGATTCTAATGCAATCCAACCCTACTATATGACTTCTATCTTTTTGGAGTCTTTTCGATCGCTTTATACGAATATTCGGCTTCTCAGTCCTGATGAAGAAATCCGCTCTCTTGTTATTAGTTCATCCATACCCAGTGAAGGTAAATCAACTACTTCATTGTATTTAGCGCAGGCAGCAGCAGCTTTAGGGAAACGAGTTCTATTGGTAGATGCTGATCTGCGTCGTCCGAAATTACATGATCGATTGCTTCTGAGTAATGCTTTAGGACTTAGTAATTTAATATCTACGGATCTAAACTTTGATCAAGTAGTACAAAGATCTTCAATTGAACCCAACTTATCAATTCTTACTTCAGGTCAAGTTCCGCCAGATCCCACAAGATTACTTTCCTCTCAAAAGATGCAGATCTTAATGCAATCATTTCAGGAAAACTTTGATTTAGTGATTTATGATACTCCTCCTTTACTCGGTTTAGTTGACTCAAAGCTGATTGCTGCAAGAACAGATGGTATTGTTATGGTGGTTGGATTAGATAAGACTAAAGCATCTAACCTTACACAAGCTCTAGAACTATTAAGTAATTCACCAATCGGAATATTTGGAATTATTGTCAATGGTTCAAAAGATTATGTTACGGGTGTCACGGAAACCTATAAACTTTATTAG
- a CDS encoding WecB/TagA/CpsF family glycosyltransferase, producing the protein MYTDDIPKQDLIVTPVSTLLFDEQINLMVSWANQKQSRMVCVANVHMLVEAWQNNHFANVLKQADLVTPDGMPLVWMLKSLGHKQAQRVAGMDIFQTVCQQAAIAQTSIFLLGSSPEVLDKISQRLKLQFPTIKIAGTESPPFRPLASTVDMDMVNTINESGAGVLFVALGCPKQELWMNQHKDKIQAVMIGVGGVFPVYAGILKETPKLMQNLGLEWLFRLCQEPKRLWKRYATTIPIFIWLMLKQIVFSKENQIKS; encoded by the coding sequence ATGTATACAGATGACATCCCTAAACAAGACTTAATTGTTACTCCAGTATCAACTTTGCTCTTTGATGAACAAATCAATCTGATGGTAAGTTGGGCAAACCAAAAGCAAAGCAGGATGGTTTGTGTTGCTAATGTGCATATGCTAGTTGAAGCTTGGCAAAATAATCACTTTGCGAATGTATTAAAACAGGCAGATTTAGTTACACCAGACGGAATGCCCTTAGTTTGGATGCTAAAGTCGCTAGGACACAAGCAGGCTCAGCGAGTTGCGGGCATGGATATTTTTCAGACAGTTTGCCAGCAAGCTGCGATCGCACAAACGAGCATTTTCCTCTTAGGTTCATCTCCTGAAGTACTTGATAAAATTAGCCAGAGACTAAAATTACAATTTCCCACTATAAAGATCGCAGGTACTGAATCCCCTCCATTCCGTCCATTAGCTTCTACAGTAGACATGGATATGGTGAATACTATTAATGAGAGTGGAGCAGGAGTTTTATTCGTTGCACTAGGATGCCCTAAACAGGAATTATGGATGAATCAACATAAGGATAAAATCCAAGCTGTCATGATTGGAGTAGGCGGTGTTTTCCCTGTTTATGCAGGAATCTTAAAAGAAACTCCAAAATTAATGCAAAATCTCGGATTGGAGTGGTTATTTCGCCTTTGTCAAGAACCAAAGAGACTCTGGAAACGCTATGCTACGACTATCCCAATTTTTATTTGGCTAATGCTTAAGCAGATTGTTTTCTCAAAGGAGAATCAGATAAAAAGCTAA
- a CDS encoding class I SAM-dependent methyltransferase: MSKHSETSNSIEKQLSKTPKCQFCGSGLKHTLVDLGMSPLCESFLTSEQLNQMEAFYPLHVRVCENCFLAQLEAYVSPEHIFTEYAYFSSYADTWLKQCKEYTDQVVEQFHLNENSQVIEIASNDGYLLQYFVEKNIPVLGVEPATNIAKVAIAKGIPTLNEFFGQECARKLVQQGKQADLIAANNVLAHVPDLNDFVAGIKILLKPQGVATGEIQHLVKLMASNQFDTIYHEHFCYHTFTTLEKIFAAHGLTLFDVEELPTHGGSLRIYARHAEDLSKPISDRAVKLKEHERSDGFASIERYTNFDEQVRETKRKLLDFLIKAKREGKTVVGYGAPGKGNTLLNYCGIRTDFLDYTVDRNPYKHGKFLPGTHIPIYSPSKIQETKPDYVMILPWNFKDEIIEQMSVIRDWGGQFVVPIPEIQIYS, encoded by the coding sequence ATGAGCAAACATTCCGAGACATCGAACTCAATAGAGAAACAACTGAGTAAAACACCTAAATGCCAATTTTGTGGTTCGGGCTTGAAGCATACCCTAGTTGATCTGGGAATGTCACCACTATGCGAGAGCTTTTTAACTTCAGAACAACTTAATCAAATGGAAGCATTTTATCCATTACATGTTCGAGTGTGCGAAAACTGCTTTTTAGCTCAATTGGAAGCATATGTTAGTCCAGAACATATATTTACAGAATATGCCTACTTTTCTTCTTATGCAGATACTTGGTTAAAACAATGCAAGGAATATACAGATCAAGTTGTTGAACAGTTCCATCTTAATGAAAATAGTCAAGTAATTGAGATCGCTAGTAATGATGGATATCTTCTGCAATACTTTGTTGAGAAAAATATCCCTGTGCTTGGAGTTGAGCCTGCGACTAACATTGCGAAAGTTGCGATCGCTAAAGGTATTCCCACTTTAAATGAATTCTTTGGGCAAGAATGTGCGCGTAAACTAGTTCAACAAGGTAAGCAAGCCGATTTAATTGCCGCAAACAATGTGTTAGCACATGTACCAGATTTAAACGATTTTGTTGCAGGGATCAAGATTTTGCTTAAGCCCCAAGGTGTTGCTACGGGAGAAATTCAACATCTGGTGAAATTGATGGCATCTAACCAATTTGACACAATTTATCATGAGCATTTCTGCTATCACACATTTACGACTCTCGAAAAAATCTTTGCCGCGCATGGTTTAACCCTGTTTGATGTGGAAGAGTTACCAACTCATGGTGGCTCCTTAAGGATTTATGCCCGTCATGCCGAGGACTTATCAAAACCAATTAGCGATCGCGCAGTAAAATTGAAAGAGCATGAAAGATCCGATGGCTTCGCTTCCATTGAACGCTACACCAATTTTGATGAACAAGTTCGAGAAACTAAGAGGAAATTACTCGACTTTTTGATTAAAGCTAAGCGTGAAGGAAAAACTGTCGTTGGCTATGGTGCACCGGGTAAAGGTAACACATTGCTTAATTATTGTGGCATTCGGACAGACTTTCTAGATTACACAGTTGATCGCAATCCCTATAAGCATGGCAAGTTTTTGCCAGGAACCCACATTCCCATCTATTCTCCTAGCAAGATTCAAGAAACCAAGCCAGACTATGTAATGATTTTGCCTTGGAACTTTAAAGACGAAATCATTGAACAAATGAGTGTAATTCGGGATTGGGGGGGCCAGTTTGTGGTTCCAATTCCTGAAATCCAAATTTATTCCTAA
- the rfbG gene encoding CDP-glucose 4,6-dehydratase: MNSAFWNGKRVLLTGHTGFKGSWLSLWLQSVGVDLWGYALQPPTDPSLFELARVAEGMNSVIGDVCDREHLQKVIAECKPEIVIHMAAQSVVRSSYTDPVSTYSTNVMGTVNLLEAIRQVGGVRVVVNVTTDKCYENKEWVWGYRENDPLGGYDPYSSSKACSELVTSSYRDSFFHPSEYANHGVAIASARAGNVIGGGDWTPDGLVADITKSLLSKQPILIRNPYATRPWQHVLDALNGYLVLVEKLYNNGSAFADAWNFGPYESSIKPVGWLVDQLLSLWGENVYWEQDKGYQPHEANSLSLDCSKARLKMGWEPKLSLIEALEQIIVWTRSYHSGEDMQEITKAAIHRFMAII, from the coding sequence ATGAATAGTGCCTTTTGGAATGGAAAACGAGTATTACTGACAGGGCATACTGGCTTTAAAGGGAGTTGGTTATCTTTGTGGCTACAATCTGTTGGTGTTGATTTATGGGGATATGCATTGCAGCCACCTACAGATCCTAGTTTGTTTGAACTTGCTCGTGTAGCAGAAGGGATGAATTCTGTGATAGGAGATGTTTGCGATCGCGAGCATTTACAGAAGGTTATTGCTGAGTGTAAGCCCGAAATAGTGATCCATATGGCAGCCCAATCAGTAGTCCGCTCTTCCTATACTGATCCTGTATCCACTTACAGTACAAATGTGATGGGAACTGTCAACCTCTTAGAAGCAATCCGTCAGGTGGGTGGTGTTCGAGTCGTGGTCAATGTTACTACAGACAAATGTTATGAAAATAAAGAATGGGTCTGGGGATATCGCGAGAATGATCCCTTGGGTGGTTATGATCCCTACAGTAGCAGTAAAGCTTGCTCGGAATTAGTTACATCTTCTTATCGGGATTCATTTTTTCATCCTAGCGAATATGCTAACCATGGTGTAGCGATCGCATCTGCTCGTGCGGGTAATGTCATTGGTGGTGGTGATTGGACACCTGACGGGCTAGTGGCTGACATTACTAAATCATTACTAAGCAAGCAGCCAATTTTAATTCGTAATCCCTATGCAACTCGCCCTTGGCAACATGTACTAGATGCCTTAAATGGCTATTTAGTCCTAGTAGAAAAGCTCTACAATAACGGTTCTGCTTTTGCTGATGCTTGGAATTTTGGTCCTTACGAGTCCTCAATCAAGCCAGTTGGTTGGCTAGTAGATCAACTACTATCTCTATGGGGAGAAAATGTTTATTGGGAACAAGATAAAGGCTATCAGCCCCATGAAGCTAACTCCCTAAGTTTAGATTGCTCAAAAGCACGTCTTAAAATGGGATGGGAACCGAAATTGTCTCTTATAGAAGCTTTAGAACAAATTATCGTGTGGACTAGATCCTATCACTCAGGGGAAGATATGCAGGAAATTACGAAAGCTGCAATTCATAGATTTATGGCAATTATTTAA
- a CDS encoding glycosyltransferase yields MLKKLPRVAFLLHNIDSGGVERVAINLLKELVKYPISIDLVLFEKKGNFLNETPPEVRIVDLSSTSSGRLRKIFPLVKYLRREKPSVLVSKLVQFNVIAIIAKFFSFIPLHILLVEHLSFDSLENKIKNDPKEKIGFLNQLRKIFYPKANVVAAVSQGLAQALEKDLNMKTGTFRVLYNPVIDKNLVTKSQLPVEHPWFEFGQPPVFLAAGRLAPQKDFLTLIKAFAIFRQKYTARLVILGEGPERQILEAEISRLNLEADVALLGFTDNPYAYMSKASAFILSSRFEALPTVLIEALACGCQVIATDCPYGPNEILVNGKYGKLVSVGNTDELADAIEKTLDSPIDPQLLKLRAYDFNSKNAVVEYLKAMNLDYLLE; encoded by the coding sequence ATGCTTAAAAAGCTACCAAGAGTTGCTTTTCTTTTGCACAATATTGATAGTGGGGGTGTAGAAAGAGTAGCTATTAACCTTCTTAAAGAACTTGTTAAATATCCTATATCAATAGATCTAGTACTATTTGAGAAGAAGGGCAATTTTTTAAACGAAACCCCACCTGAGGTAAGAATTGTTGATTTGTCTAGCACAAGTTCTGGGAGGCTAAGGAAAATATTTCCTTTAGTTAAGTACCTTCGGCGGGAAAAGCCGTCTGTACTAGTTTCTAAGCTAGTACAATTTAATGTTATTGCTATAATCGCCAAGTTCTTTTCATTCATTCCATTACATATTCTTTTAGTAGAACACCTTAGTTTTGATTCTTTAGAAAATAAGATTAAAAATGATCCCAAAGAAAAAATTGGTTTTCTCAATCAATTAAGAAAGATTTTTTATCCTAAAGCTAATGTAGTCGCCGCAGTTTCTCAAGGTTTAGCGCAAGCTTTAGAAAAAGACTTAAACATGAAAACGGGAACATTTAGGGTGCTTTATAACCCTGTTATTGATAAAAATCTAGTTACTAAGTCTCAATTGCCTGTCGAGCATCCTTGGTTTGAGTTTGGACAGCCACCAGTTTTTTTAGCTGCTGGAAGACTAGCACCTCAAAAAGATTTTCTTACACTAATTAAAGCTTTCGCTATTTTTCGGCAGAAGTACACTGCCCGATTAGTAATTTTAGGGGAAGGACCTGAACGCCAGATTTTAGAAGCTGAAATATCTCGACTAAATTTAGAGGCTGATGTTGCGTTACTCGGATTTACAGATAATCCTTATGCTTATATGAGTAAAGCTTCTGCATTTATTCTTTCTTCTCGCTTTGAAGCATTGCCAACAGTTTTGATTGAAGCGTTAGCTTGCGGATGTCAAGTAATTGCTACAGATTGTCCCTATGGTCCCAATGAAATATTAGTGAATGGCAAGTATGGAAAGTTAGTTAGTGTTGGTAATACTGATGAGCTAGCTGATGCAATAGAAAAAACCCTTGATAGTCCTATTGATCCTCAGCTTTTAAAGCTACGCGCCTATGATTTTAATTCTAAAAATGCAGTTGTGGAATATTTAAAAGCAATGAATTTAGATTACTTACTTGAATAA